The following proteins are encoded in a genomic region of Streptomyces gobiensis:
- a CDS encoding VOC family protein codes for MSVELNHTIVYARDKKMSAEFLASILGLEVGAPFGPFIPVVTSNGVTLDFYEGGEGPITPQHYAFLVSEDDFDAIFDRIEAAGLTYYADPSHTRPGEINRMDGGRGAYFDDPDGHNMEIITRPYGSGSSDSSGS; via the coding sequence ATGTCCGTCGAGCTCAATCACACCATCGTGTACGCCCGGGACAAGAAGATGTCAGCCGAATTCCTCGCCAGCATCCTGGGCCTGGAGGTCGGCGCCCCGTTCGGACCGTTCATCCCCGTGGTCACCAGCAATGGGGTGACCCTCGACTTCTATGAGGGCGGCGAAGGCCCGATCACCCCGCAGCACTATGCGTTTCTGGTCTCCGAGGACGACTTCGACGCCATCTTCGACCGGATCGAAGCGGCCGGGCTCACCTATTACGCCGACCCCAGCCACACCAGGCCGGGCGAGATCAACCGGATGGACGGTGGCCGTGGGGCGTACTTCGACGACCCCGACGGCCACAATATGGAGATCATTACCCGGCCCTACGGCAGCGGTTCCAGCGATTCCAGCGGTTCCTGA
- a CDS encoding DsbA family protein, with translation MTMSKKKQKLSVTLLIAALVGVLVLTSVSAFGWIGNSGNSGSGGASDPAASADEPSKAQKNALLALARRDAKDPYAMGKTDAPVVMIEYADFQCSFCGKFARDTKPELVKKYVDEGVLRIEWRQFPIFGKESETAALAGYAAGQQGKFWDFHDVAYGEERRKNSGAFAQDKVEAMAREAGVPDLDRFVKDMKSEDARTAVNKDTGEGYNLGVSSTPAFLVNGQPVLGAQPAEVFTSAIEQARKAAAE, from the coding sequence ATGACCATGAGCAAGAAGAAGCAGAAGCTCTCCGTCACGCTGCTGATCGCAGCGCTCGTCGGCGTGCTCGTCCTCACCTCCGTCTCCGCCTTCGGCTGGATCGGCAACAGCGGCAACAGCGGCTCGGGCGGCGCCTCCGATCCCGCCGCCAGCGCGGACGAGCCCAGCAAAGCCCAGAAGAACGCCCTGCTCGCCCTCGCCCGCCGGGACGCCAAGGACCCCTACGCCATGGGCAAGACCGATGCCCCGGTAGTGATGATCGAGTACGCCGACTTCCAGTGCTCCTTCTGCGGCAAGTTCGCCCGGGACACCAAGCCGGAGCTGGTCAAGAAGTATGTGGACGAAGGGGTGCTGCGGATCGAGTGGCGCCAGTTCCCGATCTTCGGCAAGGAGTCGGAGACCGCCGCGCTGGCCGGTTACGCCGCCGGGCAGCAGGGCAAGTTCTGGGACTTCCACGATGTCGCCTACGGCGAGGAGCGGAGGAAGAACAGCGGCGCCTTCGCCCAGGACAAGGTGGAGGCCATGGCCCGCGAGGCGGGCGTGCCGGACCTGGACCGCTTCGTCAAGGACATGAAGAGCGAGGACGCCAGGACCGCCGTCAACAAGGACACCGGCGAGGGCTACAACCTCGGTGTCTCCAGCACCCCCGCCTTTCTGGTCAACGGTCAGCCGGTGCTCGGCGCCCAGCCCGCCGAGGTGTTCACCAGCGCCATCGAGCAGGCCCGCAAGGCGGCCGCCGAGTGA
- a CDS encoding cytochrome c biogenesis CcdA family protein has product MSGDIGYLAAFLGGLLALLSPCSALLLPAFFAYSFATPARLLGRTAAFYLGLCLTLVPLGAAGSFASRLFYGHRDTLIAVGGWTVIALGVAQILGFGFGSRRMQEAAARIRPSSVVSVIALGAVYGLAGFCAGPILGGILTISAVGGSPIYGGVLLAVYALGMAAPLFALALLWERFDLGHRRWLRGRAVRVGPLELHTTSLLSGAFFLLIGAVFLLYSGTSALPGILDVDQEARLEQWARSVGSAVSDTGVLLAVAALLAVAIAVRLWRRGGPAKEGPEQGREQEREQQSGDGEAARK; this is encoded by the coding sequence GTGAGCGGTGACATCGGTTATCTCGCCGCGTTCCTCGGCGGGCTGCTCGCCCTGCTCAGTCCCTGCAGCGCGCTGCTGCTGCCCGCCTTCTTCGCGTACTCCTTCGCCACCCCGGCCCGGCTGCTGGGCCGGACCGCCGCCTTCTATCTGGGGCTGTGTCTGACCCTGGTCCCGCTGGGTGCGGCAGGCTCCTTCGCGAGCCGTCTCTTCTACGGTCACCGGGACACCCTGATCGCTGTCGGCGGCTGGACGGTGATCGCCCTGGGCGTCGCGCAGATCCTCGGCTTCGGTTTCGGTTCGCGCCGTATGCAGGAGGCGGCGGCCCGTATCCGGCCGTCCTCGGTGGTGTCGGTCATCGCGCTCGGCGCGGTCTACGGCCTGGCGGGCTTCTGCGCCGGGCCGATCCTCGGCGGCATCCTCACCATCTCGGCGGTGGGCGGCTCCCCGATCTACGGCGGTGTGCTGCTCGCCGTCTACGCCCTGGGCATGGCGGCACCGCTGTTCGCCCTCGCCCTGCTCTGGGAGCGCTTCGACCTCGGTCACCGCCGCTGGCTGCGCGGCCGGGCAGTGCGGGTGGGCCCGCTGGAGCTGCACACCACCTCACTGCTCTCCGGCGCTTTCTTCCTCCTCATCGGCGCGGTCTTCCTCCTCTACAGCGGCACCTCGGCGCTCCCCGGCATCCTGGACGTGGACCAGGAGGCCCGCCTTGAGCAATGGGCCCGCTCGGTGGGCTCAGCGGTCTCCGACACGGGTGTCCTGCTGGCGGTGGCGGCGCTGCTGGCGGTTGCCATCGCCGTACGGCTGTGGCGACGCGGCGGCCCGGCAAAAGAGGGCCCGGAACAGGGCCGGGAGCAGGAGCGGGAGCAGCAGTCGGGCGACGGTGAGGCGGCGCGTAAGTGA
- a CDS encoding ADP-ribosylglycohydrolase family protein yields MTAGTSTAIWGRVEQQDFRSRVRGCLLGGAIGDALGAGIEFDSLDAIRAAHGPDGVTGYVPAYGRRGAVTDDTQMTLFTVDGLIRAHVRRDAGAWHPPTDVHAAYRRWAATQRDWGPDERKKDDGWLAREEWLYAQRAPGNACVTGLADDRMGTLDKPKNPGSKGCGTVMRSAPFGLLVGWEPQLVFQLAVECAAQTHGHPTGFLAAGAFAVIVHALARGDSLDAAIQQALAQLITRPGHEETTDALKRALGAVRQGLPTAERVESLGQGWTAEEALAMGVYCALVAEDVQHGLLLAVNHSGDSDSTGSICGNLLGTLHGETALPPRWVVELEGRATILELADDFAMEMTQGPALHDPATPAGSPGWLRRYPRA; encoded by the coding sequence GTGACCGCTGGGACCAGTACGGCGATCTGGGGCCGGGTCGAGCAGCAGGACTTCCGCAGCCGGGTGCGCGGATGCCTGCTGGGTGGGGCGATCGGCGACGCGCTCGGGGCCGGTATCGAGTTCGACTCACTTGACGCCATCCGGGCGGCGCACGGCCCGGATGGCGTCACCGGCTATGTGCCCGCGTACGGGCGGCGGGGCGCGGTCACCGACGACACCCAGATGACCCTGTTCACCGTCGACGGCCTCATACGGGCTCATGTACGCCGCGACGCCGGGGCCTGGCACCCGCCGACCGATGTGCACGCCGCCTACCGCCGCTGGGCCGCGACCCAGCGGGACTGGGGCCCGGACGAGCGTAAGAAGGACGACGGCTGGCTCGCCCGCGAGGAGTGGCTGTACGCCCAGCGGGCCCCCGGGAACGCCTGCGTCACCGGGCTCGCCGATGACCGTATGGGCACCCTGGACAAGCCCAAGAATCCCGGCTCCAAGGGCTGCGGCACCGTCATGCGGTCGGCGCCCTTCGGGCTGCTCGTGGGCTGGGAGCCCCAACTCGTCTTCCAGCTCGCGGTGGAGTGCGCGGCACAGACCCACGGCCACCCGACGGGCTTTCTGGCCGCCGGTGCCTTCGCCGTCATCGTGCACGCGCTCGCCCGGGGCGACTCGCTGGACGCCGCCATCCAGCAGGCCCTCGCCCAGCTGATCACCCGCCCCGGGCACGAGGAGACCACCGACGCCCTCAAGCGGGCGCTCGGCGCGGTACGGCAGGGCCTGCCGACCGCCGAGCGGGTCGAGTCGCTGGGGCAGGGCTGGACCGCCGAAGAAGCCCTCGCGATGGGCGTCTACTGCGCCCTGGTCGCCGAGGACGTCCAGCACGGCCTGCTCCTCGCCGTCAACCACAGCGGCGACTCCGACTCCACCGGCTCCATCTGCGGCAACCTCCTCGGCACCCTGCACGGCGAGACCGCGCTGCCGCCCCGCTGGGTCGTCGAGCTGGAAGGCCGCGCCACGATCCTGGAGCTGGCCGACGACTTCGCCATGGAGATGACGCAGGGCCCCGCCCTGCACGACCCGGCCACCCCCGCGGGCTCCCCCGGCTGGCTGCGGCGCTACCCGAGAGCGTAG